The Gracilinanus agilis isolate LMUSP501 unplaced genomic scaffold, AgileGrace unplaced_scaffold41364, whole genome shotgun sequence genome contains the following window.
AGGCTGGTTTGCCCCTCTGTAGGCAGCCTGGGTGGAGAGGTGGTGATGGTTGGCTCACCACATCAGTGCAGGACTTTGTATGAACACCTGAATGCCTAAGCTCGTGATATCCCTCAACCTCTCGACCTCGGTCCCCTCCCAGCGGCAGAGGTTCATAGACCTGGGCCACCCCACCTGGCTACAAGATGACTTTCAGAAGGGAAAGAAGCAAAGCGTCCAATCTACAAGACTCactagggaagagagaaaaatttcttGGATTTAAGTTGTTTTCTTagatttaagaattttatttatttattggccCTTTCTATAAGTgaaaatgttctccttgttccAAATGCAACTGCTGCCGGCTATATTTCAGAGACATCTATTGACTTTTTCCGGTATCAGGGACCTCAGACTTGCCCATTTGTTAAATGATCAAAGTGGCAGGaattaaaatagaaagcaaaagtgaaaatgatTTCCTCACAACTAAACCATTCACCAGAGAAAAGCTGCTCTAAAGGACTCTAGCTGGGTTTTATGCCCTTTGAaggaatttctcattttattaatttataaattaatataaactatgttaatttatttttctcttcgattagtattttttaaattctcagtcTGATTGATATCTTTGTTACAAATGGATATTAATGGACTTTGTATCACCTTTGCTTCTACATtttagagaggttaagcaacttgtttgTGATCACAACCAGTTAGTGTCGAAAGTAACATCCAAACCCAAGTcgtcctgactctaagcccacaCCTATACCCACTAAGCCAACCTGCCTCTCCAAGCTGAATCTTGAAATCCTTTTATCAGATCACTACTCTGTACTAAGCCTCAAGACCCTTTAAACCTTACTCCTGAGTTCTAAAGAATTTCCTGGGTTTTTCATTTCCCTCTCAAGTCCTGTGTGTTTaccatgagaaaggaaagaaatcagtattttcatagcacctactatgtgccaggcaccatgttaagcactttacaaatattatttcgattgatcctcacaatatccctGGGAGGTATTAATAATTATCTTCAACAATAATAAcagtgagcatttatatagcacctgctatgtgctaggcactgtgatagCAATTTATAAATATGATATTATTTGGCCTCcacaacatccctgtgaggtagctgctattagagagatagatagatagatattccatctatctctctatatataacacctattttattatagatattataattatgatataatcatatatgatataatataattatgtaatagtctatgatttatattataaaattaataaagcatATAATATAGATAGTCtataatatctattatatatagatagatatcctatcatctatctatccatcatgtATGTCTGTcggtccgtctgtctgtctgtctgttgatCTGTATTTCAGTCTATtggtctctccctctttctatccatctatccatctatccatctatctatctatctatctatctatctatctatctatctatctatctgtctgtctgtctgtctatccatccatccattcatccatatctatatctctatctctatctctatctctgtctatctatctatctatctatctatctatctatctatctatctatctatctatctatctgtctgtctgtctatccatccatccatccatccgtatctatatctatatcatctatatctatatctatatctctgtctatctatctatctatctgtctgtctgtctgtctatcatccatccatccatatctatatctatatcatctatatctatatctatctatatctatatctctgtctatctatctatctgtctgtctgtctgtctatccatccatccatccatatctatatctatatcatctatatctatatctatatctatatctatatctgtctatcaatttatctatctcttgttaaatggggataatagcagctTCCTCACAAGGATGctgtgaaaaaaaatagaagcagaaGTTACGTGGGTTGTCCAGGGTGACATGGTTAGTACGGAATGAGGCGCAGATCTTTCTACTCCAGGCTTTGGGTTCTACATGCCACATCCATGTAGAGGAGGAAAAGTGATggtttaggggcagctaagtggctcggtggatagagcaccaggcctagagacaagggtcctggcttcaaatctgaccttggacatttccCAGCTTAagttaaccccactgcctagcctttacccctcttctccTTGGAATTGACACTTAGtaacatttataaaagaaaaagaaaagtgatggTTTAAGAGTTTAAGAGTTGCTTGAAGgagggggcaactaagtggctcagtggattaagagacaaatctggtctcaggccctttctaattgtatgaccctgggcaagtcacttcactcccattgcctagcccttactgctcttctgccttgattgcCTAcgcagcattgattctaagatggaaggtgaaggtttaaaaaagaaaaggcacgACTGCAGGAATAAACATCCGATCAAGCTCTATCCATTCCTCCACCCTGCTTCTGAGATCATGCCGCCGTGATCTCATCCTCCATGTGGGCACTCACTTAAGCAGGGAAACTTGGAATGAGTTCTTACTTTGCGGAAGTAGGAAGGACAGTTTCTTTTTGCTTCTGATGGCAAAACAGAACCACGAAAAGGTGAGGAGCACAAAGAAGCCTACAGCCATCACCAGAGCCAGAGTGAAGGTGACTAGTTGACGGTTCTtatctgaaaagaaagaaagaaaaaatcagaggATGAGAGAACCTGTGCatggaggggggagaaggagggggtcCTAGTTACAAATTTGTTTCCAAGCATGATGGAGGGCAGTAAACTCTTAAATTTCTAATAtggaggggtagctaggtggctcaatgaattcagagccagacctagagatgggtggtcctgggttcaaatgcaacctcagatacctcttagctgtgtgaccctgggcaagtcctttaactctcattgcttaatccttactactcttttgccttggaactggtatagagtattgattttaagaccaaaggtaagggttggaaaaaaatttttttttcatttaaaaaaaaagatgttaagaggcttgtccagggtcacagagtccaTGTAGGTTGGATAGATTTTGAAACTCTGCCTTCTTGACTCTGAAGGCACTTCTCTATCCTCCATGGCATACTGCCTCTCAAGCTACACAGTACCTGTAAACAACGCACAACAGAATTCTTCCTAAGTTTTGAATCTCAGGGACTCCACTggatatatttgcatttattccaTCTAAATGACTCTTGGCTTAGCTCCAGAGCTGACACTGGTGTGTCCCAGCTGCTGGGGCTGGCACAGAACAGCGAGGGCCAGCTCCTAGTCTCCAGGCATTAGTCAACCTCTCACCAGTCTTCACGAGAAAAGCGGGAAGGGTTACGGAGATTGTACTCAGGGTGGCCTCTGTTCTGGTGGGTCCACACTGCACATCCTTCTCACTAGTTCCATTTACAAGCACGACTAGCCCATTCAAAGAGCAGCTGAAGTTAAATGAGAAACAATCGGATCATTAAGATTTGCATGTGATTAATTCTAGAAATCAAGACAATTATTTCTGTTTGAGTCCATGAGAagctaataataaaatgaatttgaggTTAACCTTCCATAACCACTTTTCAGAATCATAGCAGCTAATTAGGGGAGCTGGAAGGGATACCAGAAGTCATCTGGTTCGACCCAGAATTCTCTCTAACACATCCTCCAGCCCTTGAACAgctgaagacctccaggaaggCAGAACTCACCTTCTCCAGAGGCAACCCATTTCACTCTGGAATTCTAACTGTTAAGAGGTTTTTCCTTGCAATGCTTCTTAGATTTGGGGAAAATAGATTTGAAATATCCCTTTAGAGGTCAACAATGGCATGAATATGGCACAATATTAAATGTTACGGGGGTTACAAAGAAGATGAAAGCAGCACCCCCAATCTGGAAAAGGGGATAAGATGAGGACAcatatagttataataataataaatgataataattcacatttgcaTAGTTATCTACCCTTTGAAAGCTCTTTCCTTTCCATCCTgttttattatgtccattttgcagacaagaaaactgagctTCAGAAAGGGACTTGGCAAAAGTGGTGGCACAAGGCTTTAAACAGATTTCAAAGACCAGAGCTTTCTACACTATATTATGCTGTTTCTCCAACCAAGataagatgagaaaatggaatgaGAAGTATAGAGTTCTacgttgttgttaagtcatttcagtcatgctcaactctttgtgaccccacttggggttttcttggcagagatactggagaattttgccatttccttctccagctccttttacagatgaggaaactgaggtaaagagggttaagtgacttgcccagggccatacagagAGGGAATGTCTGAGGTAGGAATAGAATTCTATGAGAAGTCCATAAAAGGACTATTTCTGACCGTGGAGCTCAGAGGAGAGTTCTAGGAGGACATGGcatctgagctgagtcttgaagaatgGGTAGAAACTAGTCTGGTG
Protein-coding sequences here:
- the LOC123255224 gene encoding tumor necrosis factor receptor superfamily member 9-like; this translates as CSLNGLVVLVNGTSEKDVQCGPTRTEATLSTISVTLPAFLVKTDKNRQLVTFTLALVMAVGFFVLLTFSWFCFAIRSKKKLSFLLPQTLRKPVQITQEEDACSCGFPEEEQGECEIIKFQSQLHLELILKDSKQ